One Sphingomonas sp. OV641 genomic window carries:
- a CDS encoding flavin reductase family protein, translating to MKFLMADLPPRQRYKLLVSTVTPRPIAWVTTRGRNGVVNAAPYSFFNAMGDDPPLLVLGLLKDANGADKDTATNIIETGEFVVNLVSESDAETMNQSCVDAPRDVSEIDYAGIATTPAARVAPPLIATAPVSFECVKRELLEIGPRQVIAVGEILVTHIRDQFIADPDKLHIDTAAMRLIGRMHGAGTYLRNSDTFTMTRPAFDPARLDPARLDPAGGEAR from the coding sequence ATGAAGTTCCTGATGGCCGATCTGCCGCCGCGGCAGCGCTACAAGCTGCTCGTTTCCACCGTGACGCCGCGGCCGATCGCCTGGGTGACGACGCGGGGGCGCAACGGCGTGGTGAATGCGGCGCCGTACAGCTTCTTCAACGCGATGGGCGATGATCCGCCGCTGCTGGTGCTCGGCCTGCTGAAGGACGCCAATGGCGCGGACAAGGATACCGCGACCAACATCATCGAAACAGGCGAGTTCGTCGTGAACCTTGTGTCCGAAAGCGACGCCGAGACAATGAACCAGTCGTGCGTCGATGCGCCGCGCGACGTGAGCGAGATTGATTATGCCGGCATCGCCACCACGCCGGCGGCGCGCGTGGCGCCGCCGCTGATCGCGACCGCGCCGGTGAGCTTCGAATGCGTGAAGCGCGAACTGCTGGAGATCGGGCCGCGGCAGGTGATCGCCGTGGGTGAGATACTGGTGACGCATATCCGCGACCAGTTCATCGCCGATCCCGACAAGCTGCACATCGACACCGCGGCGATGCGGCTGATCGGGCGGATGCACGGCGCGGGGACATACCTGCGCAACAGCGACACCTTCACCATGACGCGGCCGGCGTTCGACCCGGCGCGGCTGGACCCGGCGCGGCTGGATCCGGCGGGGGGAGAGGCGCGATAA
- a CDS encoding TonB-dependent receptor → MATAAAVSMPFAAAAQARFAEPAADGITTGSTVAAPEADVPAAEAEIVVTARRREERAQDVPIALSVVSGEQIAQRGDYRLDQVQQTVPSLQVFSFNPRNTNINIRGLGSNVALTNDGIENGVGMYIDNVYYGRVGQSQFDLVDLDRIEVLRGPQGTLFGKNTTAGAINITSRLPSDAPEFRGEATIGDWGYHQVRGSVSGPIGDGVGARLSIADTHRDGFIYNYTTRRWVHDYDNFTARGQVYAEFAPGLTVRLIGDYSKQTQECCINLPVSAFASYDNGAPIANNFIQRFARLGYTPLPLDPFARRTDANSRFQANMNTWGVSGEVNWDLGPVTLTSITASRKWNWYPGNDSDYTARSVQLQSQQQNFQRQFSQELRLGSNGSNAVDWVIGGYYFWQKVLGKGTSEWGSDAALALYPTDAFAVASAATDGFLSRSQSDPHTRSLAAFGQGTWHITPALDLTAGLRFTHEDKWGSYRSAQVAGPSFAGLTAAQAARAQAIRNALAPQQSYSVEAKDDSFSWLLTLGWKPADDVLTYATWSRGTKSQGLNLTNVPAGVDPAIDPESVDNYEIGLKSQWLNRTVTFNLAAYWTDVTDYQTTIVQQVIGTNNYINYIANIPSVRSRGFEGDVAWQANDYASFTGALSYTDATYRDYAGGPAPVEELPNGQLKDLTGATLAGVPKWSASLGTDLQAPVNDRLQAYAHADWSYRSEYYTAASNSRYALVPGYGIVNARLGVKVDDGRLDLSVWARNLFDKNYFQTLSVVNYGLVTAILGDPRTIGVTLRTRI, encoded by the coding sequence ATGGCCACCGCCGCGGCGGTGAGCATGCCGTTCGCAGCAGCCGCACAGGCGCGGTTTGCCGAGCCGGCCGCCGATGGCATTACAACTGGAAGCACCGTCGCCGCGCCCGAGGCGGATGTCCCGGCCGCCGAAGCCGAAATCGTCGTCACCGCCCGCCGGCGCGAGGAACGCGCGCAGGACGTGCCGATCGCGCTCAGCGTCGTCAGCGGAGAGCAGATCGCGCAGCGCGGCGATTACCGCCTCGATCAGGTGCAGCAGACCGTGCCGTCGCTTCAGGTGTTCAGCTTCAATCCGCGCAACACCAACATCAACATTCGCGGGCTCGGCTCCAACGTCGCGCTGACCAACGACGGCATCGAGAATGGCGTCGGCATGTATATCGACAACGTCTATTACGGGCGTGTCGGGCAGAGCCAGTTCGACCTCGTTGACCTTGATCGGATCGAGGTGCTGCGCGGCCCCCAGGGCACGTTGTTTGGCAAGAATACCACCGCCGGCGCGATCAACATCACCTCGCGCCTGCCCAGCGATGCGCCCGAGTTTCGCGGGGAGGCGACGATCGGCGACTGGGGCTATCACCAGGTGCGCGGATCGGTGAGCGGGCCGATCGGCGATGGCGTCGGCGCGCGGCTCAGCATTGCGGACACCCACCGCGATGGCTTCATCTACAATTACACCACGCGTCGCTGGGTACACGATTACGACAATTTCACCGCACGCGGCCAGGTATATGCCGAATTCGCCCCCGGTCTCACGGTGCGACTGATCGGCGACTATTCCAAGCAGACGCAGGAATGCTGCATCAACCTGCCGGTCAGCGCCTTCGCCAGCTATGACAATGGCGCGCCAATCGCCAACAACTTCATCCAGCGCTTCGCACGGCTCGGCTACACGCCCTTGCCGCTCGATCCATTCGCGCGGCGCACCGATGCCAATTCGCGCTTCCAGGCGAACATGAACACCTGGGGCGTGTCTGGCGAGGTAAATTGGGATCTCGGCCCGGTCACGCTCACCTCGATCACCGCGTCGCGCAAGTGGAACTGGTATCCGGGCAACGACAGCGACTACACCGCGCGCTCAGTCCAGCTGCAAAGCCAGCAGCAGAATTTCCAGCGTCAGTTCAGCCAGGAACTGCGGCTTGGCTCCAACGGGTCGAACGCGGTCGACTGGGTCATCGGCGGCTATTATTTCTGGCAGAAGGTGCTCGGCAAAGGCACCAGCGAATGGGGGTCCGACGCTGCGCTTGCGCTGTATCCGACCGATGCATTCGCCGTGGCGAGCGCCGCGACCGACGGCTTCCTCTCGCGCTCGCAATCCGATCCCCACACCCGCAGCCTCGCCGCGTTCGGCCAGGGCACCTGGCACATCACCCCCGCGCTCGATCTGACGGCGGGCCTACGCTTCACGCATGAGGACAAATGGGGCTCGTATCGCTCGGCGCAGGTCGCCGGCCCCTCGTTTGCGGGGCTGACCGCCGCGCAGGCGGCACGCGCTCAGGCGATCCGCAACGCCCTTGCGCCGCAGCAGAGCTACAGCGTCGAGGCGAAGGACGACAGCTTCTCCTGGCTGCTGACGCTCGGCTGGAAACCGGCCGATGATGTGCTGACCTATGCCACCTGGTCGCGTGGCACCAAGTCGCAGGGGCTGAACCTCACCAACGTACCCGCCGGCGTGGACCCCGCGATCGATCCCGAAAGCGTCGACAATTACGAAATCGGGCTGAAGTCGCAGTGGCTGAACCGGACGGTGACGTTCAACCTCGCCGCTTACTGGACCGATGTCACCGATTACCAGACGACCATCGTCCAGCAGGTGATCGGCACCAACAATTACATCAACTACATCGCCAATATCCCCAGCGTGCGCAGCCGCGGGTTCGAGGGCGATGTGGCGTGGCAGGCGAACGATTACGCCAGCTTCACCGGCGCCCTGTCCTACACCGATGCGACCTATCGCGATTATGCCGGTGGCCCGGCGCCGGTGGAGGAGCTGCCGAACGGCCAGCTGAAGGACCTGACCGGCGCGACGCTGGCTGGCGTGCCGAAATGGTCCGCCTCGCTCGGCACCGACCTTCAGGCACCGGTGAACGACCGGCTCCAGGCCTATGCCCATGCCGATTGGTCGTACCGGTCGGAATATTACACCGCCGCCAGCAACAGCCGCTACGCGCTCGTCCCCGGCTATGGGATCGTCAACGCGCGTCTCGGCGTGAAGGTGGATGACGGGCGGCTCGACCTGTCGGTCTGGGCGCGCAACCTGTTCGACAAGAACTATTTCCAGACGCTGAGCGTGGTCAATTACGGCCTCGTCACCGCGATCCTCGGTGATCCGCGAACGATCGGCGTCACCCTCCGGACGAGGATCTGA
- a CDS encoding acyl-CoA dehydrogenase family protein: MSNIFTIPELDDLRMSEGVRPLFEAVKHFIRDHVDPIYPEFERLGEERKERWSFAPGQLELLQGAKDKAKAAGLWNFFLPNAETGEGLSNLDYAYIAAELGKSPLASEALNCSAPDTGNMEVLERVGTPEQKKQWLEPLLAGEIRSAYAMTEPDVASSDAKNVRCAARLEGDEWVINGEKHYISGAGDPRCKVMITMVRTNPDAPSSQQQSQILVPMDAPGVEIIGAMEVFGKDHAPRGHMHLKFNNVRVPRENILLGEGRGFEISQVRLGPGRIHHCMRTIGKAEVALDLMVKRGTSREAFGRSLIMLGKNIELVSRARIEIEAMRLMVLKAAKAMDVLGNREARVWVSMVKAMVPEKTCQIIDQAIQIHGAYGMSQFTPLAELYADVRHLRFADGPDEVHHMVVGRNELALH; the protein is encoded by the coding sequence ATGTCGAACATCTTCACGATCCCCGAACTTGACGACCTGCGCATGTCCGAAGGCGTGCGCCCGCTTTTCGAAGCGGTGAAGCACTTCATCCGCGACCATGTCGACCCGATCTATCCCGAGTTCGAGCGGCTGGGCGAGGAGCGCAAGGAGCGCTGGAGCTTCGCACCGGGGCAGCTCGAACTGCTGCAGGGCGCCAAGGACAAGGCAAAGGCGGCGGGGTTGTGGAATTTCTTCCTGCCCAACGCTGAGACCGGCGAGGGGCTGTCGAACCTCGATTATGCCTATATCGCCGCCGAACTCGGCAAGTCGCCGCTCGCGTCCGAAGCGCTAAACTGCTCGGCGCCCGATACCGGCAACATGGAAGTGCTGGAGCGGGTCGGCACGCCCGAGCAGAAGAAGCAGTGGCTGGAGCCGCTGCTCGCCGGCGAGATCCGCTCCGCTTATGCGATGACCGAGCCGGATGTCGCCTCGTCCGACGCGAAGAACGTGCGCTGCGCGGCCCGGCTCGAGGGCGACGAATGGGTTATCAACGGCGAGAAGCATTATATCTCGGGCGCCGGCGACCCGCGCTGCAAGGTGATGATCACCATGGTGCGCACCAACCCCGATGCGCCATCGTCGCAGCAGCAGTCGCAGATCCTGGTGCCGATGGACGCGCCGGGTGTCGAGATTATCGGCGCGATGGAAGTGTTCGGCAAGGATCATGCGCCGCGCGGGCACATGCACCTCAAGTTCAACAACGTGCGCGTGCCGCGCGAGAACATCCTGCTGGGCGAAGGTCGCGGGTTCGAGATCTCGCAGGTGCGGCTCGGGCCGGGGCGGATCCACCATTGCATGCGCACCATCGGCAAGGCGGAGGTCGCGCTTGACCTGATGGTGAAGCGCGGCACCTCGCGCGAGGCGTTCGGCCGATCGCTGATCATGCTGGGCAAGAACATCGAGCTGGTCAGCCGCGCCCGGATCGAAATCGAGGCGATGCGCCTCATGGTGCTGAAGGCGGCCAAGGCGATGGACGTGCTGGGCAACCGCGAGGCGCGCGTGTGGGTCAGCATGGTGAAGGCGATGGTGCCGGAGAAGACCTGCCAGATCATCGACCAGGCGATCCAGATCCACGGCGCCTATGGCATGAGCCAGTTCACCCCGCTTGCAGAGCTATATGCCGACGTGCGCCACCTGCGCTTCGCCGACGGGCCGGACGAGGTGCACCACATGGTGGTGGGCCGCAACGAACTGGCGCTGCACTGA
- a CDS encoding alpha/beta fold hydrolase, whose product MAFITTSDGTEIFYKDWGAKDATPIVFHHGWPLSADDWDNQMMFFLLQGYRVIAHDRRGHGRSTQTDTGNEMDTYAADVAALTDALDLSGAIHVGHSTGGGEVAHYVARAKPGRVAKAVLIGAVPPIMVQSDANPGGLPIEVFDSFRKALVDNRAQFYLDVPTGPFYGYNRPGAKIDQGVIWNWWRQGMMGGAKAHHDCIKAFSETDFTEDLTAIDVPVLVMHGDDDQIVPYADSAPLSAKLLKHGTLKTYAGLPHGMCTTHPDIANADLLAFIKS is encoded by the coding sequence ATGGCTTTCATCACCACCAGCGACGGCACCGAAATCTTCTACAAGGATTGGGGCGCGAAGGATGCGACCCCGATCGTCTTCCATCACGGCTGGCCATTGTCCGCCGATGACTGGGACAATCAGATGATGTTCTTCCTGCTGCAGGGTTATCGCGTCATCGCGCACGACCGGCGCGGGCACGGCAGGTCGACGCAGACCGATACCGGCAATGAGATGGACACTTATGCCGCCGACGTCGCGGCGCTGACCGATGCGCTGGACCTCAGCGGTGCGATCCATGTCGGCCATTCGACCGGTGGCGGCGAGGTGGCGCATTATGTCGCACGCGCGAAGCCCGGGCGGGTGGCCAAGGCGGTGCTGATCGGCGCGGTGCCGCCGATCATGGTGCAGTCGGATGCGAACCCCGGCGGGCTGCCGATCGAAGTGTTCGACAGCTTCCGCAAGGCGCTGGTCGACAATCGCGCGCAATTCTACCTCGATGTGCCGACCGGCCCCTTCTACGGCTACAACCGGCCGGGCGCGAAGATCGACCAGGGCGTGATCTGGAACTGGTGGCGCCAGGGCATGATGGGCGGCGCCAAGGCGCATCACGATTGCATCAAGGCGTTCAGCGAGACGGATTTCACCGAGGATCTGACGGCGATCGACGTGCCGGTGCTGGTGATGCACGGCGATGACGATCAGATCGTGCCTTATGCCGATTCCGCGCCGCTCTCGGCGAAGCTGCTGAAGCATGGCACGCTCAAGACCTATGCCGGCCTGCCGCACGGCATGTGCACCACCCACCCGGATATCGCCAACGCGGATCTGCTGGCGTTCATCAAAAGCTGA
- a CDS encoding TauD/TfdA family dioxygenase, whose protein sequence is MSVDLKERVTTGIELDIAPVGGRIGAEIRGVRLGGDLDDLTIAAIRAALVEHKVIFFRNQGHLDDESHEAFAGRLGKPLAHPTVPVAEGSQFLLELNSKEGEAASSWHTDITFLPAFPEASILRSIIIPPSGGDTTWANGATAYDELPEPLKALADNLRAVHTNAYDYAASRPEATSDQIKRHRDVFASVVYETEHPVVHVHPETGERVLLLGNFVKSFVGINRDDFARLFSLLQDHITKPENTVRWRWQPGDVAIWDNRATQHRAVADFGKQRRLLRRATIAGEVPVGIDGRPSRVIKPEPVIQVQLEAAE, encoded by the coding sequence ATGAGTGTAGACCTGAAAGAACGTGTCACCACCGGCATCGAACTCGACATCGCGCCGGTCGGCGGCCGCATCGGCGCGGAAATCCGCGGCGTTCGCCTCGGCGGCGACCTCGACGACCTCACCATTGCGGCAATCCGCGCCGCGCTGGTCGAGCACAAGGTGATCTTCTTCCGGAACCAGGGCCATCTCGACGACGAAAGCCATGAAGCGTTCGCCGGCCGGCTCGGCAAGCCGCTCGCTCACCCGACGGTGCCGGTCGCCGAAGGATCGCAATTCCTGCTGGAGCTGAACTCCAAGGAAGGCGAGGCGGCGTCGTCCTGGCATACCGACATCACCTTCTTGCCGGCTTTCCCCGAAGCCTCGATCCTGCGGTCGATCATCATTCCGCCATCCGGCGGCGACACGACCTGGGCCAACGGCGCCACGGCTTATGATGAACTGCCCGAGCCGCTGAAGGCGCTCGCCGACAATCTGCGCGCCGTCCACACCAATGCCTATGACTATGCCGCCAGCCGGCCGGAGGCGACCTCCGATCAGATCAAGCGGCACCGCGACGTGTTCGCCTCCGTGGTGTACGAAACCGAGCATCCCGTGGTCCACGTCCATCCCGAGACGGGCGAGCGCGTGCTGCTGCTCGGCAATTTCGTGAAATCCTTCGTCGGCATCAACCGCGACGATTTCGCCAGATTGTTCAGCCTGCTGCAGGATCACATCACCAAGCCGGAAAACACCGTGCGCTGGCGCTGGCAGCCCGGCGACGTGGCGATCTGGGACAATCGGGCGACGCAGCATCGCGCGGTGGCGGACTTCGGCAAGCAGCGCCGCCTGCTCCGCCGCGCGACCATCGCCGGCGAGGTGCCGGTGGGGATCGACGGCCGGCCCAGCCGGGTGATCAAGCCGGAGCCGGTCATCCAGGTGCAGCTGGAAGCGGCGGAATAG
- a CDS encoding arylsulfatase has protein sequence MTNWMKLLAASTALITANLGAEAMARPRAAPAAPAPQPARQPNILVIVADDLGFSDLGAFGGEIRTPNLDAIAHEGLRLTGFHTAPTCSPTRSMMLSGTDNHLAGHGSMAELLAPNQRGQPGYEGHLPNDVATLADRLRGLGYATLMSGKWHLGTTADQQPARRGFDRSFDLAQGGGNHFGKDIASSPAARGTTYWQDGQQLASLPAGFYSSDAYADHLIEFLKAGDTGRPFFGYLTFTAPHWPLQVPDEDLDRYKGRYAAGFEALRQQRLARLKSLGLVPPDTSAHDPLFKPGLSWRELTGEEQARQVRAMEIYAAMVERMDRSVGRVIAHLKATGQYDNTIILFTSDNGAEGTDLARSENPEFKARVSAADNRLENFGKATSYIGYGPGWAQAATAPSFLYKGLTTEGGTRVAAFIRWPGSARTGISNVYGNVMDVLPTLVEAAGGEWRGASHDGRAVRAVRGASWKPYLDGRAERVHAPEEAIGSELFGRRALRQGDWKLVDLGQGWQLFNIATDPGETRDLAGQEPGRVKALVAAWDQYSKETGVVMPSTAPRFP, from the coding sequence ATGACGAACTGGATGAAGCTGCTTGCCGCCAGCACCGCGCTGATCACCGCCAACCTTGGCGCTGAGGCCATGGCCCGGCCCCGGGCCGCCCCGGCCGCGCCGGCACCGCAGCCGGCCAGGCAGCCAAACATCCTCGTCATCGTCGCCGACGATCTCGGCTTTTCCGATCTTGGTGCCTTTGGCGGCGAAATCCGCACGCCCAATCTTGACGCCATCGCGCATGAGGGCCTGCGCCTCACCGGCTTCCATACCGCACCGACCTGTTCGCCGACCCGGTCGATGATGTTGTCGGGCACAGACAATCACCTTGCCGGCCATGGCAGCATGGCCGAACTGCTGGCGCCCAATCAGCGTGGCCAGCCCGGCTATGAGGGCCATCTGCCGAACGACGTTGCCACGCTCGCGGATCGGCTGCGCGGGCTTGGCTATGCGACGCTGATGTCGGGCAAGTGGCACCTCGGCACCACCGCCGATCAGCAGCCCGCCCGGCGCGGCTTCGATCGCAGCTTCGATCTGGCGCAGGGCGGCGGCAATCACTTTGGCAAGGACATCGCCAGCAGTCCCGCGGCGAGGGGCACCACCTATTGGCAGGATGGCCAGCAGCTCGCATCGCTGCCGGCAGGATTCTACTCCTCCGATGCCTATGCCGATCACCTCATCGAATTTCTGAAGGCAGGCGACACCGGCCGGCCATTTTTCGGCTACCTCACCTTCACCGCGCCGCACTGGCCGCTGCAGGTGCCCGACGAGGATCTGGACCGTTACAAGGGCCGCTACGCTGCCGGGTTCGAGGCGCTGCGGCAGCAGCGACTTGCGCGTCTGAAGTCGCTCGGGCTCGTGCCGCCGGATACCAGCGCGCACGATCCGCTGTTCAAGCCCGGCCTGTCGTGGCGCGAACTGACCGGCGAGGAGCAGGCGAGGCAGGTGCGCGCCATGGAAATCTATGCCGCAATGGTCGAGCGGATGGACCGCAGCGTCGGGCGCGTGATCGCGCATCTCAAGGCGACCGGCCAATATGATAACACCATCATCCTGTTCACCTCGGACAATGGCGCGGAGGGCACCGATCTCGCCCGCAGCGAGAACCCGGAGTTCAAGGCCCGGGTTTCCGCCGCGGACAACCGGCTGGAGAATTTCGGCAAGGCGACATCGTACATCGGCTACGGCCCCGGCTGGGCACAGGCGGCGACCGCGCCATCCTTTCTTTACAAGGGGCTGACGACGGAGGGCGGCACGCGCGTCGCGGCGTTCATCCGCTGGCCCGGCTCGGCGCGCACGGGCATCAGCAATGTTTATGGCAACGTCATGGACGTGCTGCCGACTCTTGTGGAGGCGGCCGGGGGTGAGTGGCGCGGGGCAAGCCATGACGGGCGTGCCGTACGTGCGGTCCGCGGCGCAAGCTGGAAGCCCTATCTCGACGGCCGCGCCGAGCGCGTCCACGCGCCCGAGGAAGCGATCGGCAGTGAGCTGTTCGGCCGTCGCGCGCTACGTCAGGGCGACTGGAAATTGGTCGACCTCGGGCAAGGCTGGCAATTGTTCAACATTGCAACCGATCCGGGCGAAACGCGCGATCTCGCCGGACAGGAGCCGGGCCGGGTCAAGGCGCTGGTTGCCGCCTGGGACCAGTATAGCAAGGAGACGGGCGTCGTGATGCCCTCAACCGCTCCTCGCTTCCCGTGA
- a CDS encoding MFS transporter: MATLAFDAFEQARATRIDRGLPAGRLIAFGSLAIPIAGAGLPLALFVPQLYATHYGLSLAAIGLVFLIGRLWDVASDPIVGALSDRTRTRWGRRRPWIAAGGLAFGLGAALLFFPPVAPSALYLGLVLFVFYAGWSMIEVPFSAWGGELSGQYHERTRVVTYQGTLRAIGLLLVLVIPTILEQFRPDDIALKMQIVGGFTLLTLLPALLLTLTALPEPPRPAQEPASDGFWRTTTLIVRDRLLLRVLASDAAVTAGQSVRAGLIVFFAVHYMGLPTWASGLYLLQFLFGVAAGPIWLAIGRRWGKRRTAIAGELAQAAINLGLLFVFPGMLPLLLALTIAQGLTQGSGNLMLRAMVADVADAHELRTGHNRTGLFFSVFSLSAKAGPAIGAGIALPLVAWLGFSARGGNAPEALEALKYVFALGPAIAHVIAASIIWRFPLDEARHADIRRALDARRATPTVPTNVA, from the coding sequence ATGGCGACGCTCGCATTCGACGCGTTTGAGCAGGCCCGCGCGACGCGCATCGATCGCGGCCTGCCCGCAGGCAGGCTGATCGCGTTCGGGTCGCTGGCGATCCCGATTGCCGGCGCGGGCCTGCCGCTCGCGCTGTTCGTGCCGCAGCTCTACGCGACGCACTATGGCCTGTCGCTCGCGGCGATCGGGCTGGTGTTCCTGATCGGGCGATTGTGGGACGTGGCGTCCGACCCGATCGTCGGCGCGCTCAGCGATCGCACTCGCACCCGCTGGGGCCGGCGCCGGCCGTGGATCGCGGCGGGCGGGCTCGCCTTCGGGCTGGGCGCCGCCTTGCTGTTCTTCCCCCCGGTCGCGCCGTCGGCGCTGTATCTCGGCCTTGTCCTGTTCGTCTTCTACGCCGGCTGGTCGATGATCGAAGTGCCCTTCTCCGCCTGGGGCGGGGAGTTGTCGGGGCAATATCATGAGCGCACGCGCGTGGTGACCTATCAGGGCACGCTGCGCGCGATCGGGCTGCTGCTGGTTTTGGTCATCCCGACGATCCTGGAACAGTTCCGCCCGGACGACATCGCGCTGAAGATGCAGATCGTCGGCGGCTTTACGCTGCTGACGTTGCTGCCGGCGCTCCTGCTGACGCTCACTGCGCTGCCAGAGCCGCCGCGCCCCGCGCAGGAGCCCGCGTCGGACGGCTTCTGGCGCACCACCACGCTGATCGTGCGCGATCGCCTGCTGCTGCGCGTGCTCGCCTCGGACGCCGCCGTTACCGCCGGGCAGTCGGTGCGCGCCGGGCTGATCGTGTTCTTCGCCGTGCACTATATGGGCCTGCCGACCTGGGCGAGCGGGCTGTACCTGTTGCAGTTCCTGTTCGGCGTGGCTGCGGGGCCGATCTGGCTGGCGATCGGCCGCCGCTGGGGCAAGCGCCGCACCGCCATTGCCGGCGAACTGGCGCAGGCGGCGATCAATCTCGGGCTGCTGTTCGTGTTCCCCGGCATGCTGCCGCTGCTGCTGGCGCTGACGATCGCGCAGGGGCTGACGCAGGGCTCGGGCAATCTGATGCTGCGCGCAATGGTCGCCGACGTGGCCGACGCGCACGAGTTGCGCACCGGGCACAACCGCACCGGGCTGTTCTTCTCCGTCTTCAGCCTGTCCGCCAAGGCCGGGCCGGCGATCGGCGCGGGTATCGCGCTGCCGCTGGTCGCCTGGCTCGGCTTCTCGGCCAGGGGCGGCAATGCGCCCGAGGCACTGGAGGCGCTGAAATACGTCTTCGCGCTCGGCCCCGCGATCGCCCACGTCATCGCCGCATCGATCATCTGGCGCTTCCCGCTCGACGAGGCGCGCCATGCCGACATCCGCCGCGCGCTCGATGCGCGCCGCGCCACCCCCACCGTCCCAACCAACGTTGCATGA
- a CDS encoding LysR family transcriptional regulator, protein MLGTFEAIYSQGGVTAAARHLYLSQSAVSHALARLRLAFDDELFVRVGNAIVPTALARSIIDPVRDALQGVEQALVTATRFDPATSTRAFRIGLRQANEARVFAGIVAQMVRAAPGVTLASVNFRRSEVAEELARGDLDLAIDVASDATTGLHAVPLQTDTMVVAARRGHPRIHGAIDLETYLAADHVQASPRRSGPGLEDEGLAALGKARRVAIRCQNIWSAWQVVAQSDLVLTLLGTHAATLLPVADNQILPVPFAIAPRPLQLLWHPAAERDPGNVWLRRLVQEHVEGT, encoded by the coding sequence CTGCTCGGCACGTTCGAGGCGATCTACTCGCAGGGCGGGGTGACGGCGGCGGCGCGGCATCTGTATCTGTCGCAATCCGCCGTCAGCCATGCGCTGGCGCGGCTTCGCCTGGCGTTCGACGACGAGCTGTTCGTGCGGGTCGGCAATGCCATCGTGCCGACCGCGCTCGCCCGCTCGATCATCGATCCGGTGCGCGATGCGTTGCAGGGGGTGGAGCAGGCGCTGGTCACCGCGACACGCTTCGACCCGGCGACCTCGACGCGCGCGTTTCGCATCGGGTTGCGCCAGGCGAACGAGGCGCGGGTGTTCGCCGGCATCGTCGCGCAGATGGTGCGCGCGGCCCCCGGCGTGACGCTCGCCAGCGTCAACTTCCGCCGCAGCGAGGTGGCGGAGGAACTGGCGCGGGGCGACCTCGACCTTGCGATCGACGTGGCGAGCGACGCCACGACCGGGCTTCATGCGGTGCCGCTGCAGACCGATACGATGGTCGTCGCCGCGCGCCGGGGACATCCGCGCATCCATGGTGCGATCGATCTCGAGACGTATCTTGCCGCCGACCACGTGCAGGCGTCGCCGCGCCGGTCCGGGCCGGGGCTGGAGGACGAGGGGCTGGCGGCGCTGGGCAAGGCGCGGCGGGTCGCGATCCGCTGTCAGAACATCTGGTCCGCGTGGCAGGTCGTGGCGCAATCCGATCTGGTGCTGACGTTGCTGGGCACGCATGCCGCGACGCTGCTGCCGGTCGCGGACAACCAGATCCTGCCGGTGCCGTTCGCAATCGCGCCGCGGCCGCTGCAACTGCTGTGGCACCCGGCCGCGGAGCGCGATCCCGGCAATGTCTGGCTCCGGCGACTGGTGCAGGAGCATGTCGAGGGCACGTGA